The segment GATTGAGCTGGCCATTGCGAATAAGAGAGCCGAAGCAGATGCCAAGGCTTACGAGCTGACGGCGGTAATGAATTCGCTGCAAAATGTATCGCCTAACGTCCTGCAGGCGCTGACGAATGTCGGCATGAACCCGGATAAGCTGATCGCCATCGCCTTCCAGGAGCTGGCGGAGAATGCCGGGAAGATTGGCCAGCTTAACATTACACCGGATCTGCTGCAAGGAATCATGGCCGGTTCGGCAGGAGGTGGAGCCGGAGCAGACAGAGGAGGTAACGGACGATGAGCAGCCGGGGATCGGAGAACAAAATCATACTGATCAAGCGCAAGACACGCCTGGAGGAGCTGGTGGTCCGCTACAACACAATCCAGCAGGCCCAGTTCTATATTGAACGGCTGGGAGCCGATTTCAGCGACTACTTAAGTGAGGATTTCCAATACCGCAAAGCGGTGGAGACCGCAGTGACCGAGCTCAGCGCCATCGGCCGGCTCCAGGTGCTGGAGCGGCAGCATGTGCCGAATTTCATCTTCGGGGCTGAGGATACCGTAGTGGTCCTGGGCCAGGACGGTCTGGTCGCGAATACGCTGAAATACCTTCAGGAGCAGCCGCTGATCGGAGTGAATCCTGACCCGCTGCGCTGGGATGGCGTGCTGCTGCCCTTCAGAGTCAAGGAGGTGCGGCAAGTAGTGAGTGAGGTGCTGCGCGCCCAGCGCCAGGTCCGTGAGGTTACCCTTGCCAAGGTGGAGCTGAATGACGGGCAGAGCCTGTACGGGGTGAACGATCTGTTCATCGGCCGCCGGACCCATGTCTCGGCCCGGTATCAGCTGGAGCTGAACGGGCAGCTGGAGCAGCAGTCCTCCAGTGGCATCATTGTCTCGACCGGCCTGGGCTCCACGGGCTGGCTCAAGAGTGTGCTCGCCGGAGCCGCAGGTATCGTCAGCCGTGCCGCACAAATGCAGCATGCAGAGGCTGAACGGACAGCCCGGGTATCTGCGGAGATTGCTGCAGTCAGCGCGGGCGGCGGGCTGGCCTGGAATCATCCAGAGTTGTATTTCACTGTGCGGGAGCCTTTTCCAAGCCGGACGACTTCAGCAGAGCTGGTATTCGGGAGAATCAGCAGCAGTCTGCCGCTGCGCATTACGTCGCAGATGCCAGAGGATGGCGTGATCTTCAGCGATGGCGTAGAGAGCGATTATCTGGAGTTCAACTCCGGGGTGGAAGCGACGGTTGGGCTCGCGGAGAAGACCGGCAGGCTGGTAGTCTAGACGAGGCGCAGACCGTTCATGGCGGGGCGGGTACGCCAAAAGGGTTCTCTCAGCTTCCGCTGCTGCGGTCTGAGAGAACCCTTTTTAGCATACAAAACAGTCGTTCAAGCGAAGCTGCCTATGCTCCCCGCTCTTCCTACTGGAAGCTTCGTCCCTGGTTCATTGGAGCGTTATAGGAGGAGCCTGCGGACATCGGTGTCTGCATTGGCGTATGCATCGGCTGGTGGTTGATCCCCGCGTTGATCGGGCTATGCAGTGAGTTCACCGGCTGGCTGCTTGAAGTGAAGGACGGGCTGAAGGAGGAGTTATACCCTCCCATTCCTGTATTGTGGCTCTGGCCCATTGGCTGGTTCTGTCCCATAGAATGCATTAGTCCCATCTGGTTCCCGGAATTGAAGCTTGGAATGCTTGTATGGGTATTGAAGCCGGAAGTCTGCGGGAACTGCTCCATTGATCTGACCGACTGCGAGATCTGCTCCAACTGCTGCATCGCGGTCTGATGGCCCTGCAGCGCCTGCTGGATCATCTGAATGGCCTTGCTGTTATGCTGGCTAAGCTCCTGGAGCTTGGCGGCATCCTGCTGCTCCTGCTGGAGAAGCTGCTGATAATTCTGCGTTCCCTGCTGGGTCTGTGCCATCAGCTGCTGAACGATTTGCTCGCATTCCCGGATCTGTGCAGATGAGTTGGTATTCAAAATTGTTGGCCTCCTTGAGATGGGTGTTATGGTCATGCGGGCTTATTATCTCTGATGGGGCTGGCGAATATTCACGCTTCTGTTGCAAGGGAGGCGCTTCCGCCAAGAACGGTTACAATATTGCAAACGTTGCGTCACTCCGGGCGGGACGAGTTGATAAGAATAGGTACAGGCTGCTCTGCAACTATTGCGGCAAATGAACGTCTATGTAGAAAGACAATCCAGAATCATCCATAACCTGGAGGTGGGGCAACTATGAGTCAGCGTGAACAGGCAAGCCGGATTCAAACGTATTTTCCCAAAAGCATCGCACTTACACTGGTATTCGTAATGCTTTTGACCGCATGCTTCACAGGATCGGCCGCTGCGGCATCGTCTTCTTCAGATCTGATCATTGTGAACAAAAAAACGAACAAACTGGCCTATTACAGTGATGGCAAGCTGGTGAAGATTTTTCCGGTCGCTACCGGTAAAACGAAAAGTCTGACGCCTGAAGGCAGCTTCAAGATGGTGGTCAAAATCAAAAACAGACCCTACTACAAGGATAAGATTCCCGGAGGCGATCCGGCCAATCCGCTGGGGGACCGCTGGCTGGGGCTGGAGGTAAATGACACTTACGGCACGACTTACGCCATTCACGGCAACAACAATGAATCCTCAATCGGTAAATATGTCAGCGCCGGATGCATCCGCATGCATAATGACGATATTCATTGGCTGTATCCGAAGATTAAGAAGAATACCCGGGTAATCATTACAACCTCCGGGCTTGAGATGGCGGGCATTGCCGAGAAGAGCGGCTACCGTCTGGGATCTACGATGATTGCGGGAGCTTTTGTCAAGGGCGGGGAGAAGCTGCCGGTGAAGAATTCCTTCCTGCTGGAGGATGCACGGGTGTACATTCCACTGAGTGAATCCGTGAAGCTGCTGGGCGGAAGCCTGATGCAGGAGGCGGGAACCGGAGCGCTCATCATCACAATAGGCAAGAATACAGCAGTTCACAAGCCGCTTAGCACGAAGGCAAAAGTGAACGGCAAAACGGTGGAGATGCTAGCCTCCAAAAGTATAGACGGGCGCCTGTATATTCCACTGGGCAGCTTAACGCCTTTGTTCGGCCTGCCGTTCAGCTGGAATGCTAAAGAGGGAGTAGTGAAGCTATAAAGTAGCAGGGCGCTGCGCAAGGCCAGATGATCCAACCAATATGCCGCCGTATACTGCGGCTCCAGAAGCCAGCCGATCGATTATTGATGGGCTGGCTTCAATGTTTCACTAGGTGAGTAGAGTGACAGGATACATAGAGAATAGTAATATGAGAGAGATTTGTTATATTCTTGATCTGCCAGGGGAGGGACTGAAGATTAGAGTACGTATTATAGGCGGCTGCGGGAGCGGGAAGACGTATATCGCCCGGAAATTAGCTCAAAGTTACGGAATTCCATGCTATGAAACGGATAATTTTGTCTGGGATCGCATGGACAACACCAAGAACTCCCCGGAGGTACGGGATGCCAAGCTCGCGGAAGCTATGGATGCGGAGTCGTGGATCATAGAGGGCGTGCATTACCAATGGGGAACCGAAAGCTTCCGGCAAGCGGATCTGATTTTTCTGATTCGGCCTAAGGCTTATGTACAGGATGCCCGGGTCATCAGCAGGTTCATGAAGACCAGGCTGGGGCTGGAGCAGGGGAATTATAAGCAGTCGTTCAAGTATCTCCGGGTGATGCTGCTGGAATGGAACCGCGGCTTCCGGAGGGAGAGTATTCCTGCGATTATGGCATTAACCGAACAGTATCAGGCTAAACGGATCATCGTGCAGCAGAATCGTGAGATTTTGCAGCATGTCGGCAGGTATGTGCGGGGGAAGAGTGTGCTGGGAGCGAGTGATTAATGGGATTGTATGGGAGGCCCGAGTTGTGTGGCCGGGGTTATGGACATGAGTGATAGACTACTTTTGCGTGAGGGGTGAAAGTATGGAGCCGTGGATCGAGGAAGAACTTAATTTATACGATTTTGTAGGCTTTTGGAAAAGAGTGCTGATTAATTTCATCGATTTCCTGATTCTTATTTTTCCAACTTACTTGCTGGAGCGGATTTCAGTTTCTGCTGCAGAATCGGCAGGGTCAGCGTTCCCGCTTTTTATACAGTTTGTACTGCTTATGGCGTTCAATGTATTTATGGTTGTCCAATACGGAGGCACGCCGGGCAGGCTTCTTTTGAGGGCAAGAATCGTTGATGAGAATGGAAGATATCCGGTGCTCAAGCAGGCTTTAATCAGGGATAGTTTTATTATTGTTAACAGCTTCCTGGCAGTGATTGTAGGTCTGAATTCAGAGGCGTTATCCGCCATACCAAGCAGTCCCGTGAACTGGAGTCCGCTTGCGGCGGATTTGAATGCTTTTATTGGCTGGGTCGTGGTGTTGGATTGCCTATTCATCGTATTTACCCCACGCAAGCGGGCGCTGCATGATCTGATGGCCCGAACTTATGTGGTGAACAAAACAGCGCTGGACCGTGATCAGACAGGAAAATTCATAGCATAAGGCAATGTGTATAATACCTGGATCAGGAGGCCTGCACCTGCAACCTTTGTTACAGCCCCTGCGTCATAGGGTACAGTTTAGACACACGAGGATGTTTCCAACAACGAAGGAGATGGCAGCATGACTACATCAATTAGAACAATCACAGGTATTCTTATCATTGGTGCGATGCTAAGTCTTACAGCCTGTAATTCCGGCAAAACGAATACATCGTCAAGCAATACGGCTGCGGCTACAGCGACTGTGCAGACAGGGGATAATGCTTCATCTGCAGCAGAAGGTGCGCGGGTAAGCGGATCTAGTACAGATGACGGCGCTGCTGCGGGTGCAGAGCCTGTAACTGCTGACCCTGAAGCCGCTGCCGGAGCTGCATCAGAGTCTACGGTCACTGAAGCCGCAGGGGCTGAAGCAGATACCGTAGCTCCCGCCACTCCGCAGGAACGCAGCAAGCAGCTGAAGGAGCTGCTGGAGCTTGCTAAGCAGGGCAAGGTGCCCGGCGTCGAATATGCTGCACACACCGGACTTATTGATGAGGTGGAAGCAGCATGGGGAGAGCCGGATCTCAAGGAATCGGCAGGCAAAGGGATCTATTCCACCTATTCAGGCAAGCAGGTGGTAATCGGCTTCAATAAGGGCAGCAAGATTTTCGATGTGCGCTCCAGCGCCCCGGACCTGCGTAACCTGACACTGGAACAGATTGAAGAGGTGCTCGGGAAGCCGGATGCCACCACCGTGAATGGTGAGCATAACATCTATATTTATCAGGCCAACAAGCAGTATCAGCTCAAATTCATCATTCCGGAATCAACAGGAACGGTAGATCATATCTCCGTGTTTTCGGAGCAGGATTCTATTAATAATATGGCAGGCTAGTCAGCTCAGAGCATCTTAGAGCAACTATGATATCCCCTTGCAGCGGCAACTGCAGGGGGATTTTTTCGGTTTACAGCCATGTAATCGGAAAACCGATTACAATGGGACCGAAGGCGGCGCGCAGGTCAAATGTAATCGAAAAACCGATCACAATGGGACCGAAGGCGGCGCGCAGGCCAAATGTAATCGAAAAACCGATCACAATGGGACCGAAGGCGGCACGCAGGCCAAATGTAATCGAAAAACCGATTACAACGGGACCGGGGGGCGGTGCGCAGGCCAAATGTAATCGGAAAACCGATTACAATGGGACCGAAGGCGGCGTGTAGGCCAAATGTAATCGAAAAACCGATTACAATGAGACCGAGGGACGGCGTGTAGGCGAAATGTAATCGAAAAACCGCTGGCGCGTGAGCCAGGCCGCCTTAACCAGTTGCGAGTACTTAAATAAAGTCAACGCATGATGTATACTTTCTCTTATGAAAGAAATCAGAAGAAATGAGGCACGGCCATGCATCTGGAGCTGATCGCAAGTGAATATAAGGTATCCGCCGGAGGATTAACGGTAGAGCTGTTGCCCAAGGAGTTCGCACTACTGCAGTTTCTGTACCGCAACCGGGGGCGGACCTTCAGCCGCGAGCAGCTGCTGGATAAAGTGTGGCCGATGGAGTATCCGGTGGAGCGGACGGTGGACGATCATATCTACAGGCTGCGTAAGAAGCTGAGGCCGTTAGGCGGGATCGACATTAAGACGATCCGCGGCTTCGGCTACAGTCTGACAATTCCAGGGAGTCTGGAAGGCGTAGCGGTGAATCCGGCAACGCATGATTCTGGGCTGCGGGATACCATGCGCGAGGTCTTCTCGAAATTCCATGTGTACGGCCAGGGCAAATCGATGCTCACTCTGGCCCGCCAGCAGGACATCCTTGGCTATGAGCTGGACCCGCATTATGCGATGGTTGTTCATTTCGTGCAGGGAGATCTGGAGTGGCTGATTCATACGGACGAGATACCGCTGAAGGACCGGCTCTTTTACCTCAATCTGTTCTACTTCTTCACTGGCAATCCCAAGGAGAAGGTGGAATACGCCGAGCGCCTCATAGAGCGGAATCTGCTGAACGCCCCTGAACAGCTGGAGCTGGAGATTCTGACGATGCTGGACTTGTACACCCTTGCCGGGTTGCCGGAGCTAGCGCTGGAACGCCTGAAACGAACCTACCAGGTCATCGCTGAACCCGGCTTCGAGAATTTCATACCTGTTACGATGATTACCGAGTTGTTCGTCCGTCTGGTGGCGGGTGCCGGTGAGGAAGAACTGGAACGGCTGGATGAAGCAGTGGGCCGAGTGCTGCGGGATAAGCCTTTTTTGCGCGAGATTGGCAGTTATAAGGTGGTAAAAGGTCTCTGGGCGCTACGGCGTGAACAATGGGCGGAAGGGGATAAGCTGATTCAGGAGGGGCTGCAGGTGATGGAGATGTCCGGCTTCGTTCCGCTGCGGCTCTATTCGATCTACCGGATTCACCATTTCTGCCGCATGTTCCTGGCGGGAAGCTCCTTGGACCGCAAATATGAGGAACTGTTCACTACAGGCCTTGAAGTTTGCGGCCTGCCCCGGCTGGAGCAGACGCTTGAGGATCTGCTGCTGGGATTGCCGGAAGCCCTCTGATATTTCTCTGACAATCCTCCGTTATCTTAGGATCATAGATGGATCATCTAAGATTACAGGTAACCTGGAGGAATGTCAGATGGAGATTTCAACCAAGCAGGGAACAAGCCTGCTGCACAACAAAACGTATATGCGGGTCTACACGGCGTTCGCCACTGCCAGCTTCGGCGACTGGTTCGATGCGCTGGCCATTCAAGTGCTGGTCGGCTACCGCTGGCAGGCCAGTCCGCTGATGCTGGCGCTCATTCCGGTAGCCCTAGCGCTGCCGAGCATTCTGCTCGGCTCGGTTGCCGGCGCGGCCGCCGACCGGATGAACAAGCTGAAGCTGATGCGTATCTGCGACCTGCTGACCGCTCTCTTGACCCTACTGGTGCTGTTCGCTCCGAGTATGGTCTGGCTGCTGCCGCTGCTGGCCCTGCGCTCCGCGCTGTCCACGCTGAATATGCCGGCTCAGCAGTCCCTGACCCGCAGTCTCGTGAGAGAAGACCAGCTGCTGCAAGCCTCATCACTCAACGGACTGGTCAACCAGGGCTCCAAAATCGCAGGTCCCTTGCTCGGAGGTCTGGCCCTCGCCTTCCTTACGCCGCAGTGGTGCATCCTGCTGAATGCCTTGCTGCGCGGCTGCTCTTATCTGTTGTTGTTGTCTATCAAGAATATCCGCACGGATGAAGCAGACAGCAAGCTGTCTGAAGCGCAGGAAGGCAAGCTCCCGCTTCTCACAATGTGGCGGGAAGGCTGGGGCTTCCTGCTGCGCAGCCGGCTGCTGCTGACCGCGATGTTCTTCGGACTGGCCGGATCAATGGTCATTCAGGTGGTTGATTTTCAGTTCACCAGTCTGTTCCGGATCTTCGCACCGGAGCGGGAAGCGCTGCTGGGCTGGATGGTTGCCGCCACGGGAGCGGGAGCCGTGCTGATCATTCTGGTTCTGAACAAGCTGAAATCCGAATACGGGTATGGCTGGAAGCTGGGCCTCGGGTATGTGCTGATTGGCGGGGCGATTGCGGCGCTGGGTCTGCTTCAGCCGGGGGCGTCAATTCTGTGGGTGCTGTTCATCGGCTTTGTGCTGGGGATCGGCAACGGTATGTTTATGGTGACGTTCAATTATTGTCTGCAAAAAGAAACCCCGCCGCACATGATAGGCCGAATCTTCGGGATCCAGAATACCGTACTCAGCGCGGTGCTGATTGTAGCGCCTCTCCTGGGCGGTGTGCTGGTGCAGTATGCGGGTCCGGCCCGTATATTTGTCAACATTGGCTTGCTGCAGGTGCTCCTGGGTCTGACAGGTGTGGTGTTTGGCCGGCAGCTCTGGCCGGTGGCGGGGTCTAAAGCGGAAGCCGCTCATCCGGCAGCAGAGAGTAGCTAAGAAGGTTGATAGATCACTAATGTCTGTATGGACGAACAGGAGGAGCTTATGACTACTTATATCTACATGGTGAGGCACGGGGATTCGCTGCGGACCGGGGTGGATGAATGGACGCGCGGCCTGTCGCCCAAGGGGGAGGAGGATGCCCAGCGGGTCACGGAATGCCTGAAGGATGAAGGCATAGATGCCCTGTACAGCAGCCCGTATATCCGGGCGGTTAATACAATTGCGGATTTGGCGGATAAGCTGGAGCAGGAAATCATTCTGATCGATGATCTGCGGGAAAAGGTCTGGATGGAGGGCAACCAGCAGCTAACCGACGATGACCTGTATCTTGAGCTCCAGAAGATGTACACCGATCCGGATTACGCCCTGCCGGGCGGGGAATCAAACCGGGAGTGCCAGGCACGTGCAGTGAAGGCGCTACAGGACATTCTGCGGACCCATGCTGGGGAGCGGGTGGTCATCGGCACCCATGGCATGGTGATGTCCTTGATGATGGGCTATTTTGACCCGGGATATGGTCTGGACTTCTTACTACAGACGACCAAGCCGGATATCTATGTCATGGAGTTCGAAGAAGATGAAGTACTGGTCCGGCGGATGCCTGTGTAAGCTAAGGGCAGAATAATTACCATTATTACAAAAAATGGTGAAGTAACATGATAGTCATTACGCTAAAAGGTAACAATCGCCCAATAAATTCAAGAAGGCAGCCGACCAAAGTGGTGGCTGCCTATTTAGCTTTTCTTAATCAGCTAGTCGCAAACGGATAATCCGGAATTTCCCTCTTAAAATCATGCGCGCGCCTAACAGCGTCTTCTTGCTCTGCTATAGAGACATCTTCAAAGACTGGGTTCGAAGCGAACATTCGGGGATAGTTGTATTCTATACATTTAAAAACAGTCAAAGGGAAGGATTTCCT is part of the Paenibacillus sp. FSL M7-0420 genome and harbors:
- a CDS encoding sugar kinase is translated as MSSRGSENKIILIKRKTRLEELVVRYNTIQQAQFYIERLGADFSDYLSEDFQYRKAVETAVTELSAIGRLQVLERQHVPNFIFGAEDTVVVLGQDGLVANTLKYLQEQPLIGVNPDPLRWDGVLLPFRVKEVRQVVSEVLRAQRQVREVTLAKVELNDGQSLYGVNDLFIGRRTHVSARYQLELNGQLEQQSSSGIIVSTGLGSTGWLKSVLAGAAGIVSRAAQMQHAEAERTARVSAEIAAVSAGGGLAWNHPELYFTVREPFPSRTTSAELVFGRISSSLPLRITSQMPEDGVIFSDGVESDYLEFNSGVEATVGLAEKTGRLVV
- a CDS encoding L,D-transpeptidase family protein — its product is MSQREQASRIQTYFPKSIALTLVFVMLLTACFTGSAAAASSSSDLIIVNKKTNKLAYYSDGKLVKIFPVATGKTKSLTPEGSFKMVVKIKNRPYYKDKIPGGDPANPLGDRWLGLEVNDTYGTTYAIHGNNNESSIGKYVSAGCIRMHNDDIHWLYPKIKKNTRVIITTSGLEMAGIAEKSGYRLGSTMIAGAFVKGGEKLPVKNSFLLEDARVYIPLSESVKLLGGSLMQEAGTGALIITIGKNTAVHKPLSTKAKVNGKTVEMLASKSIDGRLYIPLGSLTPLFGLPFSWNAKEGVVKL
- a CDS encoding RDD family protein, which encodes MEPWIEEELNLYDFVGFWKRVLINFIDFLILIFPTYLLERISVSAAESAGSAFPLFIQFVLLMAFNVFMVVQYGGTPGRLLLRARIVDENGRYPVLKQALIRDSFIIVNSFLAVIVGLNSEALSAIPSSPVNWSPLAADLNAFIGWVVVLDCLFIVFTPRKRALHDLMARTYVVNKTALDRDQTGKFIA
- a CDS encoding YjgB family protein; this encodes MTTSIRTITGILIIGAMLSLTACNSGKTNTSSSNTAAATATVQTGDNASSAAEGARVSGSSTDDGAAAGAEPVTADPEAAAGAASESTVTEAAGAEADTVAPATPQERSKQLKELLELAKQGKVPGVEYAAHTGLIDEVEAAWGEPDLKESAGKGIYSTYSGKQVVIGFNKGSKIFDVRSSAPDLRNLTLEQIEEVLGKPDATTVNGEHNIYIYQANKQYQLKFIIPESTGTVDHISVFSEQDSINNMAG
- a CDS encoding winged helix-turn-helix domain-containing protein; translation: MHLELIASEYKVSAGGLTVELLPKEFALLQFLYRNRGRTFSREQLLDKVWPMEYPVERTVDDHIYRLRKKLRPLGGIDIKTIRGFGYSLTIPGSLEGVAVNPATHDSGLRDTMREVFSKFHVYGQGKSMLTLARQQDILGYELDPHYAMVVHFVQGDLEWLIHTDEIPLKDRLFYLNLFYFFTGNPKEKVEYAERLIERNLLNAPEQLELEILTMLDLYTLAGLPELALERLKRTYQVIAEPGFENFIPVTMITELFVRLVAGAGEEELERLDEAVGRVLRDKPFLREIGSYKVVKGLWALRREQWAEGDKLIQEGLQVMEMSGFVPLRLYSIYRIHHFCRMFLAGSSLDRKYEELFTTGLEVCGLPRLEQTLEDLLLGLPEAL
- a CDS encoding MFS transporter, giving the protein MEISTKQGTSLLHNKTYMRVYTAFATASFGDWFDALAIQVLVGYRWQASPLMLALIPVALALPSILLGSVAGAAADRMNKLKLMRICDLLTALLTLLVLFAPSMVWLLPLLALRSALSTLNMPAQQSLTRSLVREDQLLQASSLNGLVNQGSKIAGPLLGGLALAFLTPQWCILLNALLRGCSYLLLLSIKNIRTDEADSKLSEAQEGKLPLLTMWREGWGFLLRSRLLLTAMFFGLAGSMVIQVVDFQFTSLFRIFAPEREALLGWMVAATGAGAVLIILVLNKLKSEYGYGWKLGLGYVLIGGAIAALGLLQPGASILWVLFIGFVLGIGNGMFMVTFNYCLQKETPPHMIGRIFGIQNTVLSAVLIVAPLLGGVLVQYAGPARIFVNIGLLQVLLGLTGVVFGRQLWPVAGSKAEAAHPAAESS
- a CDS encoding histidine phosphatase family protein, whose protein sequence is MTTYIYMVRHGDSLRTGVDEWTRGLSPKGEEDAQRVTECLKDEGIDALYSSPYIRAVNTIADLADKLEQEIILIDDLREKVWMEGNQQLTDDDLYLELQKMYTDPDYALPGGESNRECQARAVKALQDILRTHAGERVVIGTHGMVMSLMMGYFDPGYGLDFLLQTTKPDIYVMEFEEDEVLVRRMPV